Proteins encoded by one window of bacterium:
- the kdpB gene encoding potassium-transporting ATPase subunit KdpB, which yields MAESVSGLFDRALLGFAIGASLKKLDPRDQLRNPVMFVAYIGAILTTISFVAGWIQGNWSGFDFQISLWLWFTVLFANFAESMAEGRGKAQADSLKRARSETFARLLKAGREERIAATLLRKGDTVVCESGDVIPSDGEVIEGIASVDESAITGESAPVIRESGGDRSAVTGGTRVISDRIVIQITAEPGNTFVDRMIELIEGAKRHKTPNEIALGIVLAGLTIVFLLAVTTLKFFADYSGAAAGQDLSKIVTVTVLVSLLVCLIPTTIGALLSAIGIAGIDRLVQRNVIAKSGRAVEAAGDIDVLLLDKTGTITLGNRMATEFAPAPMVPVQNLAETAQLASLADETPEGRSIVVLAKEQYGLRAQTLTPSQARFVPFTAQTRISGVDILEPDGSVAMSIRKGAVDSMREYLLRSGGSFPEELEPIQSEIARSGGTPLAVSIDNQAIGIVHLKDVVKGGIKERFAQLRRMGIRTVMVTGDNPLTAAAIAAEAGVDDFIAQATPEAKLERIREEQRAGHLVAMTGDGTNDAPALAQADVGVAMNTGTQAAREAGNMVDLDSNPTKLIQIVEIGKQLLMTRGSLTTFSIANDIAKYFAILPAMFGTLYAMSGSNTGPLAALNIMQLHSPESAILSAVIFNALIIVALIPLSLRGVAYRAESAEKLLRRNLLLYGLGGIISPFIGIKLIDLILVAGRLVS from the coding sequence ATGGCTGAATCAGTTTCAGGACTTTTCGACAGAGCTTTGCTGGGGTTTGCCATTGGAGCCTCTCTCAAGAAGCTTGATCCACGCGACCAATTACGGAATCCGGTCATGTTCGTGGCCTACATCGGCGCGATCCTGACCACAATATCATTTGTGGCAGGTTGGATTCAGGGAAATTGGTCGGGATTTGATTTTCAGATCAGTCTCTGGCTCTGGTTTACTGTTCTGTTCGCCAATTTCGCCGAGTCGATGGCCGAAGGACGCGGCAAGGCCCAGGCCGACAGCTTAAAGCGGGCGCGAAGCGAGACTTTTGCTCGACTTCTCAAAGCGGGCCGGGAAGAACGCATCGCTGCTACGCTGCTGCGAAAGGGAGACACTGTCGTCTGCGAGTCCGGCGATGTCATACCGTCGGATGGTGAAGTGATCGAGGGGATCGCGAGTGTCGATGAATCGGCCATCACCGGCGAATCAGCCCCGGTCATTCGCGAAAGCGGCGGCGATCGGAGTGCCGTGACCGGCGGTACGCGCGTGATCAGTGATCGAATTGTCATTCAGATAACGGCGGAACCCGGCAATACGTTTGTCGATCGTATGATCGAACTGATCGAGGGAGCCAAGCGCCACAAGACCCCGAATGAAATTGCTCTCGGTATTGTCCTGGCCGGCCTAACAATAGTATTTCTGCTGGCGGTGACGACCTTGAAATTCTTCGCCGATTACAGCGGCGCGGCCGCGGGTCAGGATCTGAGTAAGATCGTCACAGTCACCGTATTGGTCTCCCTGCTCGTTTGCCTGATCCCCACAACAATCGGCGCACTCCTGAGCGCCATCGGCATTGCGGGAATCGATCGTCTGGTCCAGCGCAATGTGATCGCCAAGAGCGGTCGCGCGGTAGAGGCTGCCGGAGATATCGATGTCCTCCTGCTGGACAAAACCGGAACTATTACTCTGGGAAATCGAATGGCTACCGAATTTGCCCCGGCTCCAATGGTACCGGTGCAGAACCTGGCCGAAACGGCGCAACTGGCGTCACTGGCCGATGAAACACCCGAGGGACGGTCTATTGTCGTGCTGGCCAAGGAGCAGTACGGGCTTCGGGCGCAAACATTGACTCCGAGTCAGGCACGGTTCGTGCCATTCACCGCGCAGACGCGTATCAGTGGTGTCGATATTCTTGAACCTGACGGTTCGGTCGCGATGAGCATTCGCAAGGGAGCGGTTGATTCAATGCGCGAATACTTACTGCGTTCCGGCGGTAGCTTTCCGGAAGAGCTAGAGCCGATCCAAAGTGAGATCGCTCGATCCGGTGGGACCCCGCTGGCGGTCAGTATAGACAATCAGGCGATCGGTATCGTGCATTTGAAGGATGTAGTCAAGGGGGGCATCAAGGAACGGTTCGCCCAGTTGCGCAGGATGGGAATTCGCACGGTGATGGTGACCGGGGACAATCCTCTCACTGCGGCGGCCATTGCGGCTGAAGCCGGGGTTGATGACTTCATCGCCCAGGCGACGCCTGAGGCAAAACTGGAACGCATACGGGAAGAGCAACGTGCTGGTCATTTGGTTGCCATGACTGGCGATGGCACCAACGATGCACCCGCTCTGGCGCAGGCCGATGTTGGCGTGGCTATGAACACTGGTACTCAAGCCGCGCGTGAAGCCGGCAACATGGTAGATCTGGACAGCAACCCGACCAAGTTGATACAGATAGTGGAGATCGGAAAGCAGTTGCTGATGACGAGAGGTTCGCTGACGACCTTCAGTATAGCCAACGACATCGCAAAGTATTTCGCAATCCTTCCGGCCATGTTCGGCACATTGTACGCAATGTCCGGCTCCAATACGGGACCGCTCGCGGCCTTAAACATCATGCAATTGCATTCACCGGAAAGCGCCATCCTCAGCGCAGTGATTTTCAATGCGTTGATCATTGTCGCGCTGATCCCTTTGTCGTTGCGCGGCGTGGCCTATCGAGCGGAGAGCGCCGAAAAGCTCCTGCGCCGCAATTTGTTGCTCTACGGCCTTGGCGGGATCATATCGCCGTTCATTGGTATTAAGCTGATCGACCTGATCCTTGTCGCCGGCAGACTGGTAAGTTGA